A stretch of the Rodentibacter haemolyticus genome encodes the following:
- a CDS encoding phosphatidate cytidylyltransferase, giving the protein MLKERVLSAIVLIALVLCALFLFTPFYFALALGGVATLGIWEWTQFARFKQPLVRFCIAVFLGAFIFLWIFTEGNYLDAGRVFERYLSLLLINSVAWWVLALLLVITYPSSAKYWSKNKPLQLLFAFSTLIPFIAAVLRLRLDNYAQDSYHGLFLLLYVFVLVWAADSGAYFAGRAFGKHKLAPKVSPGKTWEGVLGGLITAAILAFVFIHFSGERLLGNRAMFGFVILSVITVAISVLGDLTESMFKRESGIKDSSQLIPGHGGVLDRIDSLTAAVPFFSYFYFFVL; this is encoded by the coding sequence ATGCTTAAAGAACGAGTTTTGTCGGCTATTGTACTTATTGCACTGGTGCTATGCGCCTTGTTCTTATTTACCCCTTTTTATTTTGCATTAGCCTTAGGGGGCGTTGCCACACTAGGAATATGGGAATGGACACAATTTGCACGTTTTAAACAACCCTTAGTGCGTTTTTGTATTGCAGTCTTTCTTGGGGCATTTATTTTTTTATGGATTTTTACTGAAGGCAATTATCTTGATGCTGGGCGGGTATTCGAACGTTATTTATCACTTTTATTAATTAATTCCGTAGCTTGGTGGGTGCTAGCCTTATTGTTAGTTATTACCTACCCGTCTTCGGCAAAGTATTGGAGCAAAAATAAACCGCTTCAATTACTCTTTGCTTTTTCTACCTTAATCCCTTTTATTGCCGCCGTATTACGCTTGCGTTTGGATAATTACGCGCAAGATTCTTATCATGGCTTATTTTTACTTCTTTATGTGTTTGTCTTGGTTTGGGCGGCAGATTCCGGGGCTTATTTTGCAGGCCGTGCTTTTGGTAAACATAAGCTTGCACCGAAAGTTTCACCGGGAAAAACTTGGGAAGGCGTATTGGGCGGTTTAATCACCGCGGCAATTCTTGCTTTTGTATTTATTCATTTTTCAGGTGAACGTTTACTGGGAAATCGGGCAATGTTCGGTTTTGTCATACTTTCCGTTATCACCGTTGCCATTTCTGTTTTGGGTGATTTAACGGAAAGTATGTTCAAGCGGGAATCCGGAATCAAAGATAGCAGCCAACTCATTCCGGGGCATGGCGGTGTGTTGGATCGTATTGACAGCTTAACGGCTGCCGTCCCATTTTTTTCTTATTTCTATTTCTTTGTGTTGTAA
- the bamA gene encoding outer membrane protein assembly factor BamA has translation MKKLLIASLLFGTTTSVFAAPFVAKDIRVDGVQGELEQQILASLPVRSGQRVTDNDVAHIVRTLFVSGRFDDVKAYQDGDALVVSVLAKPIISEVHIKGNSLIPTEALKQNLEANGFKSGDVLNRAKLDEFVKGVKEHYQSVGRYNAKVEAIVNTLPNNRAEITLQINEDDTAKLASVTFNGNQAVSSDTLQEQMELQPDAWWKLWGNKFDGSQFEKDLQSIQEYYQNNGYAKARITHTDVQLNEAQTKATVVIDINEGEKYDLSSARIVGNVGGMADELQPLLNRLHLNDTFSRADVIDIENVIKAKLGERGYGSATVNTTPTFDEANKTVALTFVVDAGRRLSVRQVQFEGNTVSADSTLRQEMRQQEGAWYNSQLVELGKIRLDRTGFFETVESRIAPVEGTNDEVNVVYKVRERNTGSINFGVGYGTESGISYQASVKQDNFLGTGAAVSLAGSRNDYGTTINLGYTEPYFTKDGVSLGGNVFYETYDNSGSDTSSNYKRTTYGGNVTLGFPVNENNSYYVGLGYTYNKISNFAREYNRDLYLLSMNLDPTKNSLSVKSHDFDFSFGWNYNSLNRGYFPTKGIKATIGGRVTIPGSDNKYYKLNADIQGYYPLDRDHRWVVSGKAGVGYANGFGGKRLPFYQNYTAGGIGSLRGFAYGAVGPNAIYWTKDRAGNEGYNTNGSSDIVGGNAIATASAELIVPTPFVADKNQNSVRTSLFIDAASVWNTKWTEQDKATFRNLPDYSDPSRIRASAGVGFQWQSPIGPLVFSYAKPIKKYENDDIEQFQFSIGGSF, from the coding sequence ATGAAAAAACTTCTGATCGCAAGTTTATTATTCGGTACGACAACAAGCGTATTTGCTGCACCTTTTGTAGCAAAAGATATTCGCGTGGATGGCGTTCAAGGAGAGTTAGAGCAACAAATTCTTGCAAGTTTGCCGGTTCGCTCAGGTCAACGTGTTACGGACAATGATGTCGCTCATATTGTTCGTACGTTATTCGTAAGTGGTCGATTTGACGATGTAAAAGCTTATCAAGATGGTGATGCCTTGGTGGTTAGTGTGCTGGCAAAACCTATCATTTCGGAAGTACATATTAAAGGCAATTCTTTAATTCCGACGGAAGCATTAAAACAAAACTTAGAGGCGAACGGATTTAAATCCGGTGATGTGCTTAATCGTGCCAAGTTAGATGAATTTGTAAAAGGTGTGAAAGAACATTATCAGAGCGTAGGTCGTTATAATGCGAAAGTCGAGGCGATTGTGAATACGCTACCAAATAATCGCGCTGAAATTACGCTTCAAATTAATGAAGATGATACGGCGAAATTGGCATCCGTTACCTTTAATGGTAATCAAGCGGTTTCAAGTGATACTCTGCAAGAGCAAATGGAATTGCAACCGGATGCATGGTGGAAACTTTGGGGCAACAAATTTGATGGTAGCCAATTTGAGAAAGATTTACAGTCCATTCAAGAATACTACCAAAATAACGGTTATGCGAAAGCACGTATCACTCACACGGACGTTCAATTAAATGAGGCTCAAACGAAAGCCACGGTTGTCATTGATATTAATGAAGGTGAGAAATACGATTTAAGCAGTGCGCGCATTGTCGGGAATGTCGGCGGTATGGCGGACGAATTACAACCTTTGTTAAATCGTCTTCATTTGAATGATACCTTTAGCCGTGCCGATGTCATAGACATTGAAAATGTGATTAAGGCAAAATTAGGTGAACGCGGTTACGGTAGTGCCACAGTGAATACCACACCGACATTTGATGAAGCAAATAAAACCGTGGCGTTAACTTTTGTCGTTGATGCCGGTCGCCGCTTATCCGTTCGTCAGGTTCAGTTTGAAGGTAACACCGTTTCGGCGGATAGCACATTACGCCAAGAAATGCGTCAACAAGAAGGCGCTTGGTATAATTCCCAATTAGTTGAATTAGGTAAAATCCGTTTGGACAGAACCGGTTTTTTTGAAACGGTAGAGAGTCGTATTGCTCCCGTTGAAGGAACAAACGATGAAGTTAATGTCGTTTATAAAGTAAGAGAGCGTAATACCGGTAGTATTAACTTTGGGGTAGGTTATGGTACGGAAAGCGGTATCAGTTACCAAGCCAGCGTAAAACAAGATAACTTTTTGGGAACCGGTGCGGCAGTGAGCTTGGCGGGTTCTCGTAATGACTACGGTACAACGATTAATCTGGGTTATACCGAACCCTACTTCACAAAAGATGGTGTGAGTTTAGGCGGAAACGTATTCTATGAAACCTATGATAACTCTGGCAGCGATACGTCATCAAATTATAAACGTACAACATACGGTGGGAATGTTACGCTCGGTTTCCCTGTGAATGAAAACAACTCCTACTATGTCGGGTTAGGTTATACTTACAACAAAATCAGTAACTTTGCCCGAGAATACAATCGTGATTTATATTTACTCTCAATGAATTTAGATCCGACAAAAAATTCATTGTCGGTTAAGTCTCACGATTTTGATTTCTCATTCGGTTGGAACTATAACAGCTTAAATCGTGGTTATTTCCCTACAAAAGGGATTAAGGCAACGATTGGCGGCCGGGTAACGATTCCGGGGTCCGATAACAAATACTATAAATTGAATGCCGATATTCAAGGTTATTATCCGCTTGATCGGGATCATCGTTGGGTGGTTTCCGGTAAAGCAGGGGTTGGCTATGCAAATGGTTTCGGCGGTAAACGTTTACCGTTCTATCAAAACTATACGGCCGGCGGCATCGGTAGTTTACGTGGTTTCGCATATGGCGCGGTCGGCCCTAATGCGATTTATTGGACAAAAGATAGAGCCGGTAATGAAGGATATAACACCAACGGAAGTAGTGATATTGTCGGTGGTAACGCGATTGCTACGGCAAGTGCCGAATTAATTGTTCCAACCCCGTTTGTGGCGGATAAAAACCAAAATTCCGTAAGAACTTCACTCTTTATTGATGCGGCAAGTGTATGGAATACTAAATGGACCGAACAGGATAAAGCCACATTCCGGAATTTACCGGATTATAGTGATCCGAGCCGCATTCGAGCTTCTGCCGGTGTCGGTTTCCAATGGCAATCGCCTATCGGTCCATTGGTATTCTCTTATGCGAAGCCAATCAAAAAATATGAAAATGACGATATAGAGCAATTCCAATTTAGTATTGGTGGTTCTTTCTAG
- a CDS encoding OmpH family outer membrane protein, with translation MKNVLKVTALSLGLALASGFAAADENIAFINAGYLFQNHPDRQAIADKLDAEFKPTADKLAASKKEIDEKIEASRKKVEAKVAALQKDAPRLRQAEIQKREAEINKFGAGEEAAITKLMQEQDKKVAEFQEQNEKRQAEARAQLLESIQLATNKIAKEKGYTYVLDANSVVFAVDGKDITEDVLKSIPATEKSAAPAKAEEKK, from the coding sequence ATGAAAAATGTTTTAAAAGTAACCGCACTTTCACTCGGTCTTGCCCTTGCATCCGGTTTTGCAGCAGCAGATGAAAATATCGCCTTTATCAATGCCGGTTATTTATTCCAAAATCATCCGGATCGTCAAGCTATCGCTGATAAATTAGATGCCGAATTTAAACCGACAGCGGATAAATTAGCGGCAAGCAAAAAGGAAATTGATGAAAAAATTGAGGCGTCACGTAAAAAAGTAGAAGCGAAAGTGGCGGCATTACAAAAGGATGCTCCTCGTTTACGTCAAGCCGAAATCCAAAAACGTGAAGCTGAAATTAACAAATTTGGCGCAGGCGAAGAAGCGGCGATTACCAAGTTGATGCAAGAACAAGACAAAAAAGTGGCTGAGTTTCAAGAACAAAATGAGAAACGTCAAGCTGAAGCTCGTGCTCAATTATTAGAAAGCATCCAGCTTGCGACAAACAAAATCGCAAAAGAAAAAGGTTATACCTATGTGCTTGATGCAAATTCCGTGGTATTTGCAGTGGACGGCAAAGATATTACCGAAGACGTATTGAAATCTATTCCTGCGACAGAAAAATCCGCAGCACCTGCTAAAGCAGAAGAGAAAAAATAA
- the lpxA gene encoding acyl-ACP--UDP-N-acetylglucosamine O-acyltransferase — MIHPSAKIHPTAIVEEGAVIGEEVFIGPFCIVEGSVEIKARTVLKSHVVVRGDTVIGEDNEIYQFATIGEVNQDLKYKGEATKTIIGNANRIREHVTIHRGTIQGGDVTRIGNNNLLMINVHIAHDCQIKNNCILANNATLAGHVELDDFVIVGGMSAIHQFVVVGAHVMLGGGSMVSQDVPPYVMAQGNHARPFGVNLEGLKRRGFDKPTMHAIRNVYKMIYRSGKTLEEVMPEIEQIAETDSAISFFIDFFKRSTRGIIR, encoded by the coding sequence ATGATCCACCCAAGTGCAAAAATCCACCCAACGGCTATCGTTGAGGAAGGCGCCGTTATCGGCGAAGAGGTTTTCATTGGGCCTTTCTGCATTGTTGAAGGTTCTGTTGAGATTAAAGCGCGTACAGTGTTGAAATCACACGTTGTTGTGCGTGGCGATACCGTTATTGGCGAAGATAACGAAATTTATCAATTTGCCACCATCGGTGAAGTGAACCAAGATTTAAAATACAAAGGTGAAGCGACAAAAACTATTATTGGTAATGCCAATAGAATCCGTGAACACGTAACGATTCATCGTGGCACGATTCAAGGTGGCGATGTAACCCGCATCGGCAATAATAACCTGTTAATGATTAACGTTCATATCGCCCATGACTGCCAAATTAAAAATAACTGTATTTTGGCGAATAATGCAACACTTGCCGGCCACGTCGAATTGGATGATTTTGTGATTGTGGGCGGTATGTCGGCGATTCATCAGTTTGTTGTTGTCGGGGCGCACGTAATGCTTGGCGGCGGTTCAATGGTAAGCCAAGATGTTCCTCCTTATGTGATGGCGCAAGGCAACCATGCCCGCCCATTCGGCGTAAACTTAGAAGGTTTAAAACGTCGAGGTTTTGATAAACCGACAATGCACGCAATCCGTAACGTATATAAAATGATTTACCGTAGCGGCAAAACCCTTGAAGAAGTGATGCCTGAAATAGAACAAATCGCAGAAACCGATTCCGCTATTAGTTTCTTTATTGATTTCTTTAAACGTTCAACCCGCGGGATCATTCGTTAA
- the frr gene encoding ribosome recycling factor, which yields MINEIRQDAEQRMEKSLEALKGHIAKIRTGRAQPSLLDAIQVEYYGAATPLRQLANVVAEDARTLAVTVFDRSLISAVEKAILTSDLGLNPSSAGTTIRVPLPPLTEERRRDLIKIVKGEGEQGKVAIRNVRRDANDKIKALLKDKEISENDQHKGEEVIQKLTDQYIKKVDEILADKEKELMDF from the coding sequence ATGATTAATGAAATTAGACAAGATGCCGAACAGCGTATGGAAAAAAGCCTTGAAGCATTGAAAGGGCATATCGCTAAAATCCGTACCGGTCGTGCGCAACCGAGTTTATTAGATGCGATCCAAGTGGAATATTATGGTGCGGCAACGCCTCTTCGTCAATTGGCAAACGTGGTGGCTGAAGATGCCCGTACTTTGGCGGTAACCGTGTTTGATCGTTCATTAATCAGTGCGGTAGAGAAGGCGATTTTAACGTCAGATTTAGGCTTAAATCCTTCTTCTGCCGGCACAACTATCCGTGTACCGCTTCCTCCGTTAACGGAAGAACGCCGCCGCGATTTGATTAAAATCGTAAAAGGTGAGGGAGAGCAAGGCAAAGTGGCGATTCGTAACGTGCGCCGTGATGCGAATGATAAAATCAAAGCCTTATTGAAAGATAAAGAAATCAGTGAAAATGATCAGCATAAAGGCGAAGAGGTAATCCAAAAATTAACTGACCAATACATCAAAAAAGTCGATGAAATTTTGGCGGATAAAGAAAAAGAATTAATGGATTTCTAA
- the fabZ gene encoding 3-hydroxyacyl-ACP dehydratase FabZ, whose translation MTLLPHRYPFLLVDRVIDYKEGEWLKAIKNISVNEPCFTGHFPGEPILPGVLILEALAQSMGILAFKTHELKGGELFYFAGVDEARFKRPVLPGDQMELYVQVIKERRGITAFSGVASVNGEVACEAKLMCARR comes from the coding sequence ATGACTTTATTACCACATCGTTATCCATTTTTATTAGTGGATCGTGTGATTGATTATAAAGAAGGTGAATGGCTAAAAGCGATTAAAAACATTAGTGTGAATGAGCCTTGTTTCACAGGTCACTTTCCCGGTGAACCTATTTTACCCGGTGTATTAATTTTAGAGGCTTTAGCGCAGTCAATGGGAATACTTGCCTTTAAAACACACGAATTAAAAGGGGGCGAATTATTCTATTTTGCCGGAGTTGATGAAGCGCGTTTTAAACGTCCCGTATTACCGGGCGATCAAATGGAATTGTATGTTCAAGTGATTAAAGAACGCCGTGGAATTACTGCGTTCAGCGGTGTCGCAAGTGTAAACGGTGAAGTCGCTTGTGAAGCAAAATTAATGTGTGCTCGTCGTTAA
- the uppS gene encoding polyprenyl diphosphate synthase, with amino-acid sequence MIELDKNNIPEHVAIIMDGNGRWAKQRNKLRIFGHTNGVAAVRRAVTYARQTGVKVLTLYAFSSENWSRPEQEVSALMMLFMQALDREVKKLHKNDIRLKIIGDTSRFSEKLQEKIANAENLTKKNTALTLNIAANYGGCWDIVQAAQQIALKVKNNEMLVENITEQTFQQHLITQNQPQVDLLIRTSGEQRISNFLLWQIAYAELCFLDVLWPDFGEKEFNQAIACYQQRHRRFGGTE; translated from the coding sequence ATGATAGAACTCGATAAGAATAATATTCCTGAGCACGTCGCCATTATTATGGATGGCAACGGACGTTGGGCAAAACAACGAAATAAACTGCGTATATTCGGGCATACCAATGGTGTTGCCGCGGTACGCCGAGCCGTAACTTATGCGCGCCAAACGGGTGTAAAAGTGCTCACTTTGTATGCTTTTAGCAGTGAAAACTGGAGTCGTCCGGAACAAGAAGTCAGCGCATTAATGATGCTTTTTATGCAAGCCCTTGATCGAGAAGTGAAGAAATTGCATAAAAACGATATTCGTCTCAAAATTATTGGTGATACTTCGCGTTTTAGTGAAAAACTGCAAGAAAAAATCGCTAATGCTGAAAATTTAACGAAGAAAAATACCGCACTTACTTTAAATATTGCGGCGAATTACGGCGGTTGCTGGGATATTGTCCAAGCAGCCCAACAGATTGCATTAAAAGTGAAAAATAACGAAATGTTGGTGGAAAATATTACCGAGCAAACTTTCCAACAACATTTAATCACACAAAATCAACCTCAAGTGGATTTATTAATTCGTACCAGTGGAGAGCAGCGAATTAGCAACTTTTTGCTTTGGCAAATTGCTTATGCGGAGCTCTGTTTTTTAGATGTATTGTGGCCTGATTTTGGTGAAAAAGAATTTAATCAAGCGATTGCCTGTTACCAACAACGTCATCGCCGTTTCGGTGGGACTGAATAA
- the rseP gene encoding sigma E protease regulator RseP, which yields MSFLWSLSAFLIAISVLVAVHEFGHFWAARKCGVKVHRFSIGFGKVIWRRTDKQGTEFALSLIPLGGYVKMLDGRAENVPEELQSQAFDQKSVLQRAFIIAAGPLANFIFAILAYWLIYSVGIPSVKPVIENVSPHSIAAQAKIEPNSQIMAIDGEVAEDWETINMLLAAKLGNSQVNITLSPFDSNATYEKQLNLSDWTFDPEKQSAFESLGMNPVRAKIEMTLSKVVENSPAQKAGLQIGDKILSENLTALKWQDFVKLVEQGKPFPVKIERNGQIFDKILQPEQKEKRWFVGVSPTFLNIGEQYRTELKYDILDALFKAGEKTTRLSWLTIKVIGKLFTGDLSLNNLSGPISIAKGAGVSSSIGFVYFLSFMALISVNLGIMNLFPLPVLDGGHLVFLAAEGIRRKPVSERVQNLSYRIGAALLLTLMAFALFNDFLRL from the coding sequence ATGTCATTTTTATGGTCGCTTAGTGCTTTTCTTATTGCGATTTCCGTATTGGTGGCGGTGCACGAATTCGGACATTTTTGGGCTGCGCGAAAGTGCGGTGTGAAAGTACATCGTTTTTCCATCGGTTTCGGAAAAGTGATTTGGCGGCGAACGGATAAACAGGGAACGGAATTTGCACTTTCCCTGATACCTCTCGGCGGCTATGTGAAAATGCTTGATGGACGGGCGGAAAACGTGCCGGAGGAATTGCAGTCGCAAGCTTTCGATCAAAAATCGGTATTACAACGTGCGTTTATTATTGCGGCAGGTCCATTAGCGAATTTTATTTTTGCTATTTTAGCGTATTGGCTAATTTATTCCGTCGGCATTCCGAGTGTGAAACCCGTGATTGAAAACGTTTCACCTCATTCTATTGCGGCACAAGCGAAGATTGAACCGAACTCTCAGATTATGGCGATTGACGGTGAAGTCGCAGAGGATTGGGAAACCATCAATATGTTACTGGCGGCAAAATTGGGAAATTCCCAAGTGAATATTACGCTTTCACCTTTTGATTCGAATGCCACCTATGAAAAACAACTGAATTTATCCGATTGGACGTTCGATCCGGAAAAACAAAGTGCTTTTGAGTCTTTGGGAATGAATCCGGTTCGTGCGAAGATCGAAATGACATTATCAAAAGTGGTGGAAAATTCTCCGGCACAAAAAGCAGGTTTACAGATCGGGGACAAAATTTTAAGTGAAAATCTGACCGCACTTAAATGGCAAGATTTTGTAAAACTGGTAGAACAAGGTAAACCTTTCCCCGTTAAGATTGAACGGAACGGACAAATTTTTGACAAAATCTTGCAGCCGGAACAAAAAGAAAAGCGTTGGTTTGTCGGTGTAAGTCCAACCTTTTTAAATATAGGGGAGCAGTATCGAACCGAATTAAAATATGATATTCTTGATGCCCTGTTTAAAGCGGGAGAAAAAACAACCCGGTTATCTTGGTTAACGATTAAAGTTATCGGTAAATTATTTACCGGTGATCTTTCTCTTAATAATTTAAGCGGTCCGATTTCAATTGCTAAAGGTGCAGGCGTATCTTCAAGTATCGGGTTTGTTTATTTTTTGAGTTTTATGGCACTTATTAGTGTTAATTTGGGCATTATGAATTTATTTCCGTTGCCGGTGTTAGACGGTGGTCATTTGGTTTTCTTGGCAGCGGAAGGCATTAGAAGAAAACCTGTTTCGGAACGGGTTCAGAATTTAAGTTATCGCATCGGTGCGGCATTGCTATTAACCTTAATGGCTTTTGCACTTTTCAATGATTTCTTACGTTTATAA
- the lpxD gene encoding UDP-3-O-(3-hydroxymyristoyl)glucosamine N-acyltransferase, translating into MQKSYSLQELANQIGATVRGNADVVVVNIAPLDKAQANQLTFISNAKFRPLLKDSDAGILVVSEADVEFCAPESNLLIVKDPYVAYAILAQYMDTTPKAAHGIAPSAVIFDGVFLGENVSIGANAVIEEGVILGDNVIIGANCFVGKNTKIGAGTQLWANVTLYHDVEIGSNCLIQSGAVIGSDGFGYANDRGRWIKIPQVGRVIIGNNVEIGACTCIDRGALDATVIEDNVIIDNLCQIAHNVHIGTGTAVAGGVIMAGSLTVGRYCLIGGASVINGHMEICDKVTVTGMGMVMRPITEPGVYSSGIPLQTNKEWRKTATLTLGIDGMNKRLKALEKKIG; encoded by the coding sequence ATGCAAAAATCCTATTCTTTACAAGAATTGGCAAACCAAATCGGCGCTACCGTTCGCGGTAACGCCGATGTTGTTGTAGTAAACATTGCTCCTCTTGATAAAGCCCAAGCAAATCAACTCACGTTTATTTCTAACGCCAAGTTTCGCCCATTATTAAAAGATTCCGATGCCGGTATTTTAGTCGTATCTGAAGCGGATGTAGAATTTTGTGCGCCTGAAAGTAATTTGCTGATTGTAAAAGATCCTTATGTCGCTTATGCGATTTTGGCGCAATATATGGATACGACACCTAAAGCAGCCCATGGCATAGCACCAAGTGCGGTCATTTTTGACGGTGTTTTTTTAGGCGAAAATGTTTCAATCGGTGCAAATGCCGTGATTGAAGAAGGGGTCATACTCGGTGATAACGTGATTATCGGCGCAAACTGTTTTGTGGGAAAAAACACAAAAATCGGTGCAGGTACTCAGCTTTGGGCGAATGTAACCCTTTATCATGACGTAGAAATCGGTTCAAACTGCTTAATTCAGTCCGGTGCGGTGATTGGAAGTGATGGTTTTGGTTATGCCAATGATCGTGGTCGCTGGATTAAGATTCCGCAAGTGGGTCGGGTGATTATCGGTAATAATGTTGAAATCGGCGCTTGTACCTGTATTGACCGTGGTGCGCTGGATGCAACGGTAATTGAAGATAACGTGATTATCGACAATCTCTGCCAAATTGCCCATAACGTGCATATCGGTACCGGTACGGCGGTTGCTGGTGGTGTGATTATGGCGGGTAGTCTAACGGTAGGGCGTTATTGCTTGATTGGCGGCGCGAGTGTTATCAATGGCCATATGGAAATTTGTGATAAAGTGACGGTAACCGGTATGGGAATGGTGATGAGACCTATCACCGAACCGGGTGTGTATTCTTCCGGCATTCCGCTACAAACAAATAAGGAATGGCGAAAAACCGCCACACTCACGTTAGGCATTGATGGTATGAATAAGCGTTTAAAAGCGCTCGAAAAGAAAATCGGCTAA
- the ispC gene encoding 1-deoxy-D-xylulose-5-phosphate reductoisomerase, with protein MQKQNIVILGATGSIGQNTLSVIEHNPEKYHAFALVGGKNVEAMFEKCVKFQPHFAALDDVKAADILREKLKKQGIATEVFAGQQAICELAAHPDADQVMAAIVGAAGLLPTLSAVKAGKRVLLANKEALVTCGQIFIDAVKESGATLLPVDSEHNAIFQSLPPEAQQKIGFCPLNELGISKIVLTGSGGPFRYMPLNEFVNITPEQAVAHPNWSMGKKISVDSATMMNKGLEYIEARWLFNAAADEMEVIIHPQSIIHSMVRYVDGSVIAQMGNPDMRTPIAETMAYPQRTFAGVEPLDFFKIKELTFIEPDFNRYPNLKFAMDAFAEGQYATTAMNAANEVAVQAFLEHRISFTDIARINRESVAKMPYTTIATIDDVLAVDTQARIIAQQLIASH; from the coding sequence ATGCAAAAACAAAATATCGTGATTCTGGGGGCAACAGGATCCATTGGGCAAAACACCTTATCGGTGATTGAACATAATCCTGAGAAATACCATGCTTTTGCGCTTGTCGGAGGCAAAAATGTGGAAGCTATGTTTGAAAAATGTGTGAAATTTCAACCGCACTTTGCTGCACTTGATGATGTAAAGGCAGCCGATATATTAAGAGAAAAGCTCAAAAAACAAGGTATTGCAACCGAAGTATTTGCAGGTCAGCAAGCGATCTGTGAATTAGCGGCACATCCTGATGCGGATCAGGTGATGGCTGCGATTGTGGGGGCAGCAGGGCTACTTCCTACCTTGTCTGCGGTAAAAGCCGGTAAACGCGTTTTATTGGCAAATAAAGAAGCATTGGTGACTTGCGGGCAGATTTTTATTGATGCGGTAAAGGAATCAGGCGCAACCTTGCTGCCGGTAGATAGCGAACATAACGCGATTTTTCAGTCCTTGCCGCCGGAAGCACAGCAAAAAATAGGTTTTTGCCCATTGAATGAATTAGGTATCAGTAAAATTGTGTTGACCGGTTCCGGCGGGCCTTTCCGTTATATGCCGTTAAATGAGTTCGTCAATATCACACCGGAGCAAGCCGTAGCGCATCCGAATTGGTCAATGGGGAAGAAAATTTCAGTGGATTCCGCCACGATGATGAATAAAGGCTTGGAGTATATAGAAGCGCGTTGGTTGTTTAATGCGGCTGCCGATGAAATGGAAGTGATTATTCACCCGCAATCCATTATTCATTCTATGGTGCGTTATGTGGACGGTTCGGTGATTGCACAAATGGGAAATCCCGATATGCGAACGCCGATAGCGGAAACCATGGCATATCCGCAGCGCACTTTTGCCGGAGTTGAACCTTTAGATTTCTTTAAAATCAAAGAACTGACGTTTATTGAGCCGGATTTTAACCGTTACCCTAATTTAAAATTCGCAATGGATGCCTTTGCGGAAGGTCAGTATGCGACAACCGCAATGAATGCGGCAAATGAAGTGGCGGTACAAGCCTTTTTGGAACATCGAATTTCCTTTACGGATATTGCCCGTATTAACCGTGAATCCGTAGCGAAAATGCCGTATACAACCATTGCAACGATTGATGATGTATTGGCGGTGGATACTCAAGCGCGTATCATCGCACAGCAACTTATTGCCAGTCATTAA